One segment of bacterium DNA contains the following:
- a CDS encoding PorV/PorQ family protein: MRRRGPVIVLLLAVLSVLAAAPAFALPDDGGVRSVFALGAGNRAIGLGGAYAAIADDASAALWNPAGLALLDRRHVEFTSTNLFGMGFSEKYVSLAYPHWRLGNASLTLRTFGVDGIESRDDRNVLLADDLKDQELEILLAYARALRSGVNVGGGFKLQRHSLAGYAGSGFGIDAGVLVHPLVLRGGDSPAARAWTLGLAIRNLVEPSVRLDVESVPDPRAMRLGTAWRRPLGETLRGLLSLDLEKTAGMDSRLHLGAEVDYRDQAALRLGVLAGTLTAGFGLRWRDVLVDFAFEDHRLGAVKRLGVSFLHGPPVDQVRHDALARAAEDQRLQMDRAFAESDRARREQLLASARSAFSAGDHSNALDRLSMSRLLDPDNAQAAALELEVLGDLARVQVQAGDLASAIITLGQLTAKAPQDTVAQAELQRLRDLSAVSARRSHDIEDLYARGLDAFVADELDEAHGLFAEALGLAPQDADILAMLDRVQRKRTQRLAAVCGEARSLVRVGLVDEAEAAVARAASLGAPADTLSSLRSSIGERRRQLAYEQERRQREHEMAAQLAALGNEPPVRADAKTGTGALPPTLSASRRQELAALSRRARELFDAGDADEAVRIWELVWSENPHGQEVCDALREEYLTRGMAAYAAGDLAGAVKIWEQALRVAPDDPRTQGYLERARQQQARIRALQDSSRDGAGGVR, encoded by the coding sequence ATGAGACGGCGCGGTCCCGTCATCGTCCTGCTGCTGGCCGTGCTGTCGGTCCTCGCCGCCGCGCCGGCGTTCGCGCTTCCGGACGACGGCGGCGTACGCTCGGTCTTCGCCCTGGGCGCCGGCAACCGCGCCATCGGCCTGGGCGGCGCGTACGCGGCCATCGCCGACGACGCGAGCGCCGCGCTCTGGAATCCGGCCGGGCTTGCCCTGCTCGACCGCCGGCACGTCGAGTTCACCAGCACGAACCTCTTCGGGATGGGGTTCTCGGAGAAGTACGTCTCCCTGGCCTACCCGCACTGGCGCCTGGGCAACGCCTCGCTGACACTCCGCACTTTCGGCGTGGACGGCATCGAATCCCGAGACGATCGCAACGTCCTGCTGGCCGACGATCTGAAGGACCAGGAACTCGAGATCCTGCTCGCATACGCCCGCGCCCTCCGGTCCGGCGTGAACGTCGGCGGCGGCTTCAAGCTGCAGCGGCATAGCCTGGCGGGCTACGCGGGCAGCGGCTTCGGCATCGACGCCGGCGTGCTCGTGCATCCGCTCGTGCTGCGGGGCGGCGATTCGCCCGCGGCCCGGGCCTGGACCCTGGGCCTGGCAATCCGCAACCTGGTCGAGCCGTCGGTCCGCCTCGACGTGGAGAGCGTGCCGGACCCCCGCGCCATGCGCCTCGGCACCGCCTGGCGCCGTCCGCTCGGCGAGACGCTCCGGGGTCTGCTCTCGCTGGACTTGGAAAAGACGGCGGGCATGGACTCGCGCCTGCACCTGGGCGCCGAGGTAGACTATCGCGACCAGGCCGCGTTGCGTCTGGGCGTCCTGGCCGGCACCCTGACCGCCGGCTTCGGGCTGCGCTGGCGGGACGTGCTCGTCGACTTCGCCTTCGAGGATCATCGCCTGGGCGCGGTGAAGCGGCTCGGCGTGAGCTTCCTGCACGGGCCGCCGGTGGACCAGGTCCGCCATGACGCCCTGGCGCGGGCCGCCGAGGATCAACGCCTGCAGATGGACCGGGCCTTCGCCGAGAGCGATCGCGCGCGACGCGAGCAGCTGCTCGCCTCCGCCCGCAGCGCCTTCTCGGCCGGGGACCACTCCAACGCCCTGGACCGCCTGTCGATGTCGCGCCTGCTCGATCCCGACAACGCCCAGGCCGCGGCCCTGGAGCTCGAGGTGCTCGGCGACCTGGCCCGCGTGCAGGTGCAGGCGGGCGACCTGGCCTCGGCCATCATCACGCTCGGCCAGCTCACGGCCAAGGCGCCGCAGGATACCGTGGCCCAGGCCGAACTGCAGCGCCTGCGCGACCTGAGCGCGGTGAGCGCCAGGCGTTCGCACGACATCGAGGATCTCTACGCGCGCGGCCTCGACGCCTTCGTCGCCGACGAGCTCGACGAGGCCCACGGGCTCTTCGCCGAGGCCCTGGGGCTCGCCCCGCAGGACGCGGACATCCTGGCCATGCTCGACCGGGTCCAGCGCAAGCGGACCCAGCGTCTGGCGGCCGTCTGCGGCGAGGCGCGAAGCCTGGTCCGGGTGGGGCTGGTCGACGAGGCCGAGGCGGCGGTCGCGAGGGCGGCGTCGCTGGGCGCTCCCGCGGACACGCTGTCCAGCCTGCGCTCTTCCATCGGCGAGCGCCGTCGCCAACTCGCCTACGAGCAGGAGCGTCGGCAACGCGAGCACGAGATGGCGGCGCAGCTGGCGGCCCTCGGCAACGAACCGCCCGTGCGGGCCGACGCCAAGACCGGGACGGGCGCGCTCCCGCCGACGCTCAGCGCCAGTCGCCGCCAGGAACTCGCGGCCCTCTCGCGTCGCGCCCGCGAGCTCTTCGACGCCGGCGACGCCGACGAGGCCGTGCGCATCTGGGAACTGGTGTGGTCCGAGAACCCGCACGGCCAGGAGGTCTGCGATGCCCTGCGCGAGGAATACCTGACGCGCGGAATGGCGGCCTACGCCGCGGGCGATCTGGCCGGCGCGGTCAAGATCTGGGAGCAGGCCTTGCGCGTGGCGCCGGACGATCCGCGCACCCAGGGCTATCTCGAGCGCGCACGGCAACAGCAGGCGCGGATCCGCGCGCTGCAGGATAGCAGCAGGGACGGCGCCGGAGGTGTGCGATGA
- a CDS encoding SpoIIE family protein phosphatase: MTVDGKGVGAAGRPKPRRVVSMRLIVSGAAATLVAICVIGVGAVSEKNTRELLASEVEARLLLEASNLAHLSADALLDDFPELTLNPVVSEIQMKRPDLAVVAVLDHQGTIKGHSDVRMYGMSLALLDSLVPVETSLELDEGEVFLGSGHLLVAAVDALRTDGQRLGRAVVGLRRDTVEALVTRARRQLLLVSAALLLVSLTVSVLLMRQLLRPVAVLRKGLERIGRGDLDSPMHMHDRTELGLLADTVDDMAARIRESQRGLVEKERLAHEMDLARDIQLSLLPKSYTVAGEFVIEGSYQAAAEVGGDFFDVFRLPDGRVGCIIADVAGKGLGGCLVTSMLAVLIRSLRDRFDSPRELLIALEDGLVDQLAPGVFVTAFFGILNPESGVLTYASAAHSPLLVYRAQSGEVERFETRGIPIGAMRGGVLAGTLQDAEIVLASGDLALQYTDGLNEAPHAHTEEEFGFGRIVEVLAEKSGSGRRTLLKTLQERARRWSGNLPQSDDLTLLAISREGAVHRRVADRVNGFTSDEDLLDNLLHALHLKLNADLDQLGEIGRWIGMTPGLKGIPEEERALLETGLYEICANIAEHGYGGDTERSLDIWWQPDADADGEGDPTLLRGHFLIRDRGAPFDPAGWTPPDLSDKVNRLKGRGLGMLVVDKLASDKTYLPGTAVGNLYLVGFRSLLDSDKSEEIHV; encoded by the coding sequence ATGACCGTTGACGGCAAGGGCGTCGGGGCCGCAGGGCGGCCGAAACCCCGGCGCGTGGTGAGCATGAGGTTGATCGTCAGCGGCGCCGCGGCGACGCTGGTCGCGATCTGTGTCATCGGCGTCGGGGCCGTGTCCGAGAAGAACACACGCGAGCTGCTCGCGTCGGAAGTCGAGGCCCGTCTGCTGCTGGAGGCCTCGAACCTGGCGCATCTGAGTGCTGACGCCCTGCTGGACGACTTCCCCGAACTCACTCTTAACCCCGTAGTGTCCGAAATCCAGATGAAGCGCCCGGACCTGGCGGTGGTGGCGGTCCTGGACCACCAGGGCACGATCAAGGGGCACTCCGATGTCCGGATGTACGGCATGAGCCTGGCCCTGCTCGACAGCCTGGTGCCGGTCGAGACGAGTCTGGAGCTGGACGAAGGCGAGGTGTTCCTGGGCAGCGGCCACCTGCTGGTCGCGGCGGTGGACGCCCTGCGCACCGACGGCCAGCGACTCGGCCGCGCCGTGGTCGGGCTGCGCCGGGACACCGTCGAAGCCCTGGTGACGCGGGCCAGGCGTCAGCTGCTCCTGGTTTCCGCCGCGCTGTTGCTCGTCAGCCTGACGGTGTCCGTGCTGCTGATGCGCCAGCTGCTGCGTCCTGTCGCCGTCCTGCGCAAGGGTCTCGAGAGGATCGGTCGCGGCGACCTGGACAGTCCCATGCACATGCACGACCGCACCGAACTGGGTCTGCTGGCCGATACCGTCGACGACATGGCCGCCCGTATCCGGGAGTCCCAGCGGGGCCTGGTGGAGAAGGAGCGGCTGGCGCACGAGATGGATTTGGCCCGGGACATCCAGCTCTCCCTGCTGCCCAAGTCCTACACGGTCGCCGGCGAATTCGTCATCGAAGGGTCCTATCAGGCCGCCGCGGAGGTCGGCGGCGACTTCTTCGACGTCTTTCGGCTGCCCGACGGCCGGGTCGGCTGCATCATAGCCGACGTGGCCGGCAAGGGTCTCGGCGGCTGTCTCGTGACGTCCATGCTGGCCGTGCTGATCCGCTCCCTGCGCGACCGCTTCGATTCGCCCCGCGAACTGCTCATCGCCCTGGAAGACGGGCTGGTCGATCAACTGGCGCCGGGAGTCTTCGTGACCGCCTTCTTCGGTATCCTCAACCCGGAGAGCGGCGTGCTCACCTACGCCTCGGCGGCCCACAGCCCCCTGCTCGTCTACCGGGCGCAGAGCGGCGAGGTGGAGAGGTTCGAAACCCGGGGCATCCCCATCGGTGCCATGCGCGGGGGCGTGCTCGCCGGCACGCTCCAGGACGCGGAGATCGTCCTGGCGTCCGGGGATCTGGCGCTGCAGTACACGGACGGCCTGAACGAGGCTCCGCACGCGCACACCGAGGAGGAATTCGGCTTCGGACGGATCGTGGAGGTGCTGGCGGAGAAGTCCGGGTCGGGCCGCCGGACCCTGCTGAAGACCCTGCAGGAGAGGGCCCGACGCTGGTCGGGTAATCTGCCCCAGAGCGACGACCTCACCCTGCTGGCCATCAGCCGCGAGGGCGCGGTCCACAGGCGGGTGGCCGATCGTGTCAACGGATTCACCAGCGACGAGGACCTGCTGGACAACCTGCTCCACGCCCTGCATCTCAAGCTGAACGCCGATCTGGATCAGCTCGGCGAGATCGGTCGGTGGATCGGGATGACACCCGGTCTGAAGGGAATCCCGGAGGAGGAGAGGGCCCTGCTCGAGACGGGGCTGTACGAGATCTGCGCGAACATCGCCGAGCACGGGTACGGCGGGGACACGGAGCGGTCACTCGATATCTGGTGGCAGCCGGACGCCGACGCCGACGGCGAGGGCGACCCCACCCTGTTACGGGGGCATTTCCTGATCCGGGACCGGGGGGCGCCGTTCGACCCCGCGGGCTGGACGCCGCCGGATCTGTCGGACAAGGTGAACCGTCTGAAGGGACGCGGCCTCGGCATGCTGGTCGTCGACAAGCTGGCCAGCGACAAGACCTACCTGCCGGGCACGGCGGTGGGAAATCTGTACCTCGTCGGATTCAGATCGCTGCTCGACAGCGACAAAAGTGAGGAGATTCATGTCTAG
- a CDS encoding STAS domain-containing protein, producing the protein MSSQMKTQLVTDQHCHPVLYVSGRIDAAAAQVLREECAALRAAGNKRLVVSLADVSFVSSSGLGSFLVISEEFKGTGGNVIFAAPVHSVRHVLKLLNLDQFLDLAPDVVSALELAPV; encoded by the coding sequence ATGTCTAGTCAGATGAAAACCCAGCTGGTCACGGACCAGCATTGCCACCCCGTGCTGTACGTCAGCGGCCGGATCGACGCCGCGGCGGCGCAGGTCCTGAGGGAGGAGTGCGCCGCCCTGAGAGCGGCCGGCAACAAGAGACTGGTCGTGTCGCTGGCGGACGTCTCCTTCGTCTCCTCCAGCGGGCTGGGCAGTTTCCTGGTCATCAGCGAGGAGTTCAAGGGGACGGGCGGCAACGTGATCTTCGCGGCGCCCGTGCATTCGGTGCGGCATGTGCTGAAGCTGCTCAACCTGGACCAGTTCCTCGACCTCGCGCCGGATGTCGTGTCGGCGCTGGAACTGGCCCCCGTCTGA